The Novibacillus thermophilus genome segment GGAAGCGGACTTGGAACAAACGAAGTCGGAAATTGAGTCGTTAAACCGTCAAATTGCTGACACGGAGAGGGAATTAGATCAGACGGAAGAAGAGCTGAAAGAAGCGGAGAAGCGCGTAGCTGAACGGGACAAGCTCCTCCGGGAACGGGTGCGGCTGCTTTACGAAAACGGGAAAGTGTCCTATCTGGAGGTGCTCTTCCAGGCGACGAGCTTCCAGGACTTTTTGTCGCGTTTCGAGGCGGTACGCTCAGTATCGGAACGTGATAAAGAATTGCTGGAGGAGAACCGCCGCGATCGGGAAATCATCGCATCGCACAAGAAAAAGATGGAGGAGCAGCTGGCAACACTGGACGACCTCAAGGAAAAGGCGAATGAGAAGCGCCGGATACTGGCGCAGCAGGAAAAGGAACACCAAACGAAATTGGCTGCCTTACAGAGGGAAGCCGGACATTTGGAGACTATAAGTGAGGAAGAGGAGAAGGCCGTCAACGACCTGATTGGACAACTGGCACAAGCAGAAGCGGAAAAGGAAGAGTGGCAGCGACAGGAGGCGCAGCGCAAGCAACAAGAAGAGAAAAAACAAAGGCAACAAAAGGAAGGACAGAAAAAACGGGAGGGGAAGTCAGGCAGTAGCCAAAGCGC includes the following:
- a CDS encoding murein hydrolase activator EnvC family protein → MRSKKIVSVVVSGALALSLTAPYSTYANGEIDKKISEIEEKINQSERKQKEIDQKLQDNKAKQEEERRTLSQLEADLEQTKSEIESLNRQIADTERELDQTEEELKEAEKRVAERDKLLRERVRLLYENGKVSYLEVLFQATSFQDFLSRFEAVRSVSERDKELLEENRRDREIIASHKKKMEEQLATLDDLKEKANEKRRILAQQEKEHQTKLAALQREAGHLETISEEEEKAVNDLIGQLAQAEAEKEEWQRQEAQRKQQEEKKQRQQKEGQKKREGKSGSSQSASPRARVSSTSSSAPQSSSSGFAWPVPGYKANSFFGMRWGRPHNGIDIAAPIGTPILAAADGKVIEARPSSGYGNIVVIYHGNGISTKYAHMTFSSITVKVGQHVKKGQQIASVGNEGRSTGPHLHFEVLKWNTPVDPMQYY